In a genomic window of Punica granatum isolate Tunisia-2019 chromosome 6, ASM765513v2, whole genome shotgun sequence:
- the LOC116211354 gene encoding transcription factor bHLH90, whose product MSGPMCFFDFRVCYKEEAKLIRSMPMAVPSFAEQTSMLQAEETAAMDVRALHRALEWLRPFVETMGWEYVVVWKLGDDPSRFIEWVGCCCSGFRCGDVKEEKKESCGHLAPLCRDGYCKHLVRSRACEALSQLPSLMPLYSGLHGEVVISDEHRWISPAVSSDSNSSPESGGTRVLIPVAGGIVELFNAKHIAEERKIVEIIKSQCLFFSKQESMMTSLDRLFLENYSKHSAVPICTPSMVHLPQFLAPRIQSSPHNNSIYEGSSSSSNLSSENTPIAYFGCSESRDVQNSLRPQNISGSGIKSNSREAGGRSREGQNGPSKNLLAEQRRRTRLKEKLFALRAIVPKISKMDMAAILIDAMAYIEELKGEMKSLQDELKNMEEEECRLNSRESKIPKLNGENKFSKNSFAAEDDRDYLYLGLPYKKEVQVEVNQVGKGALLVRLLCEKRAGWFSRLMEALCSSGLIILDANVTTLKDRALTVLRLEGQKDIYPKKLKDSLTKIASS is encoded by the exons ATGTCCGGCCCCATGTGCTTCTTCGATTTCAGAGTCTGTTATAAAGAGGAAGCTAAATTGATTCGATCAATGCCAATGGCGGTTCCTTCCTTTGCAGAGCAGACGTCTATGCTCCAAGCAGAGGAGACGGCGGCCATGGACGTGAGAGCTCTGCACAGAGCTCTGGAGTGGCTCAGGCCCTTCGTGGAGACAATGGGGTGGGAGTACGTCGTCGTCTGGAAGCTCGGCGATGACCCGTCTAG GTTCATTGAGTGGGTTGGATGTTGCTGCAGCGGGTTTAGGTGCGGTGATgtgaaggaggagaagaaggaatCGTGCGGACACCTAGCTCCGCTCTGCAGGGACGGGTACTGTAAGCACTTGGTGCGGAGCAGAGCCTGTGAGGCGCTCTCTCAGCTCCCTTCTCTCATGCCTCTCTACTCCGG GCTTCATGGAGAAGTCGTGATATCAGATGAACACAGATGGATCAGCCCTGCAGTCTCCTCGGATTCAAACTCTTCGCCT GAATCAGGGGGGACCCGGGTCTTGATCCCCGTTGCCGGCGGCATTGTCGAGCTGTTCAACGCCAAACAT ATAGCAGAAGAGCGTAAGATCGTAGAGATAATCAAGAGCCAGTGCCTGTTCTTCTCCAAGCAAGAGTCCATGATGACAAGCCTCGACAGATTGTTCCTTGAAAATTACTCAAAGCACTCTGCAGTTCCAATCTGTACGCCGAGTATGGTCCATTTACCCCAGTTTCTTGCCCCAAGGATCCAGTCTAGTCCACACAACAACTCCATCTATGAGGGTTCGTCTAGCAGCTCGAACCTGTCAAGTGAGAACACGCCGATCGCATATTTCGGGTGTAGCGAATCTAGAGATGTCCAGAATTCCTTGAGGCCGCAGAATATCTCAGGCAGTGGCATTAAGAGTAACAGCCGTGAAGCAGGTGGCAGGTCCCGAGAAGGACAGAATGGGCCCTCGAAGAATTTGCTAGCTGAGCAAAGGAGGAGGACACGGCTTAAGGAGAAGCTGTTCGCACTACGTGCTATAGTCCCGAAGATATCCAAA ATGGACATGGCTGCGATTCTCATAGATGCAATGGCCTACATAGAGGAGCTGAAGGGGGAGATGAAAAGCCTCCAGGACGAACTGAAGAATATGGAGGAAGAGGAATGCCGACTGAATAGCAGAGAATCAAAGATTCCGAAgttgaatggagaaaataagTTCAGTAAGAACTCATTTGCCGCCGAGGATGATCGAGATTATTTGTATCTGGGCCTCCCATACAAGAAAGAG GTCCAAGTTGAGGTGAATCAAGTCGGGAAAGGAGCTCTTCTGGTCAGGTTATTGTGCGAGAAGAGGGCTGGATGGTTTTCGAGATTGATGGAGGCTCTGTGTTCTTCAGGACTCATCATTCTCGATGCTAATGTAACAACACTGAAGGATAGGGCCCTGACAGTCCTCAGGCTTGAG GGACAGAAGGATATCTACCCCAAGAAATTGAAGGACTCGTTGACAAAGATTGCTAGCTCATGA
- the LOC116211252 gene encoding root phototropism protein 2-like isoform X2 produces the protein MLVAKSNYIRKLVMESDDKDLTRIDLSDIPGGPEIFEKAAKFCYGVNFEITVHNVAALRCAAEYLQMTDHYCNNNLAGRTEDFLAQVALTSLSGAIVVLKSCENLLPITEELKIIQRCIDVASLKACHEAIFPSRSPTNWWTEELTILDVTFFGKIIMAMKQRGAKPLTLASAIITYTERALRDLVRDHSASGIKSSLEFEDSDVGVQQRDILESIVALLPTEKAAFPINFLCCLLRSAIFLKATTACKNELEKRISVILEHVTVNDLLVLSFTYDGERLFELDSVRRIITGFVEKETSMAVFNGGDYRELCSTAIQRVAKTVDAYLSEIAAYPDLSISKFNGIANVIPKGARKVNDDLYRAIDIYLKSHPNLDEIEREKVCSVMDPLKLSGEARLHASQNKRLPVQIVLHALYYDQLKLRSGVDDRNNPTDALTTRNQLKADRSLIKENEELRSELMRMKMYVTDMQKGQGIASSSHKSSGSRKPTFFSSVSKTLGKLNPFRHGSKDTSNIEDAVDITKPRRRRFSIS, from the exons CGAGAAGGCTGCCAAGTTCTGCTATGGAGTCAACTTTGAGATCACTGTGCACAACGTGGCGGCACTTCGATGTGCCGCTGAGTACCTGCAGATGACAGACCACTACTGCAACAACAATCTTGCTGGTCGCACCGAAGATTTCCTTGCGCAGGTTGCCCTGACGAGCCTTTCCGGGGCCATTGTTGTTCTGAAGTCATGTGAGAATTTGCTTCCCATCACCGAAGAGCTTAAAATCATTCAGAGATGCATCGATGTGGCGAGTTTAAAG GCTTGTCATGAGGCAATTTTTCCTAGTCGATCACCAACAAACTGGTGGACCGAGGAGTTAACTATACTGGACGTGACCTTTTTCGGGAAGATCATAATGGCGATGAAGCAAAGAGGTGCCAAACCCCTTACTCTAGCAAGTGCAATCATCACGTACACTGAGAGAGCACTTCGGGATCTCGTGCGAGACCACTCAGCAAGTGGGATCAAGTCCTCCTTGGAGTTTGAAGACTCCGATGTCGGGGTCCAACAGCGCGACATCCTGGAATCCATTGTTGCCCTCTTGCCTACCGAGAAAGCTGCCTTTCCTATCAACTTTCTCTGCTGCCTTCTTCGCTCGGCGATCTTTCTCAAGGCCACCACAGCCTGCAAGAACGAGCTCGAGAAGAGGATCTCAGTGATTCTTGAGCACGTAACTGTGAATGACCTCCTTGTCCTGTCATTCACCTACGATGGTGAGAGGCTGTTCGAGTTGGATAGTGTGAGGAGGATCATCACAGGGTTCGTGGAGAAGGAGACGAGCATGGCTGTTTTCAACGGCGGTGATTACAGGGAGCTCTGCTCCACTGCTATACAGAGGGTGGCGAAGACCGTGGACGCATATCTCAGTGAGATCGCTGCGTATCCGGACCTCAGCATCTCGAAGTTCAACGGTATAGCAAACGTCATTCCTAAAGGGGCTCGGAAGGTCAATGATGATCTTTACCGAGCTATCGATATCTACTTGAAG TCCCACCCGAACCTCGATGAGATCGAGAGGGAGAAGGTATGCAGCGTGATGGACCCGCTGAAGCTTTCCGGCGAAGCTCGGCTCCACGCCTCCCAGAACAAGCGGCTCCCCGTGCAGATAGTCCTCCACGCCCTCTACTATGACCAGCTCAAGCTGAGGAGTGGCGTGGACGACCGGAATAATCCGACCGACGCCCTGACCACGAGGAACCAGTTAAAAGCGGATCGATCCCTCATTAAGGAGAATGAGGAGCTGAGGTCCGAGCTCATGAGGATGAAGATGTACGTAACGGATATGCAGAAGGGCCAGGGGATCGCATCCTCGAGTCATAAGTCATCGGGTTCCAGAAAGCCGACTTTCTTCTCCTCCGTGTCGAAGACCCTTGGGAAGCTGAACCCTTTCCGTCACGGGTCGAAGGACACATCCAATATAGAGGATGCCGTGGACATTACGAAGCCAAGGAGGCGGAGGTTCTCTATCTCATAA
- the LOC116212261 gene encoding uncharacterized protein LOC116212261 yields MASHDNSSSFGFLFRTEYNEFCGEVSEDFASKLNIDGADDGSRQRQSEGEESEQSSRVSFESAASDHQREDDEQEDDHEEEFEFSFACVNPDGSPIAADDVFQDGQIRPIYPLFDRSLLFGDSRDEAKKSTGREAAHPRPPLRKLFVEMAEPEELRGVDEETYCVWNGKKVEEAASPESCRKSNSTGFSKRWRFRDLVNRSNSDGKDAFVFLNPHKAHDGRGGKVQHAKKDEEVGVRTAARKEGKTATASGKGQTAHEKHYVRNRAAKESDRRKSYLPYRQDLVGLGFFTNVNGMTRNVHPF; encoded by the coding sequence ATGGCGTCCCATGATAATAGCAGTAGTTTCGGCTTCCTATTTCGGACCGAGTACAATGAATTCTGCGGCGAAGTGAGCGAGGATTTCGCCAGCAAGCTCAATATCGACGGCGCCGACGACGGGTCACGACAGAGACAGTCGGAAGGCGAGGAATCGGAGCAGAGTTCACGCGTTTCGTTCGAGTCGGCTGCTTCAGATCACCAACGTGAAGATGACGAACAAGAAGACGACCATGAAGAGGAATTTGAGTTTTCATTTGCTTGCGTGAACCCGGACGGCTCTCCGATCGCCGCTGACGACGTTTTCCAGGACGGCCAGATCCGCCCTATCTATCCTCTATTCGACCGGAGCCTCCTCTTCGGTGATTCCCGTGATGAAGCAAAGAAGTCTACGGGTCGGGAGGCGGCGCACCCGCGGCCCCCGCTGAGGAAGCTCTTCGTCGAGATGGCCGAGCCCGAAGAGCTGCGGGGGGTGGACGAGGAGACGTACTGCGTCTGGAACGGCAAGAAAGTGGAGGAGGCGGCCTCGCCGGAGAGCTGCCGGAAGAGCAACTCCACGGGGTTCTCGAAGCGGTGGCGGTTCAGGGACCTGGTCAACCGGAGCAACAGCGACGGGAAAGACGCGTTCGTGTTCCTGAACCCGCACAAGGCGCACGACGGCCGTGGCGGCAAAGTCCAACATGCCAAGAAGGACGAGGAAGTTGGAGTAAGGACCGCCGCGAGGAAGGAGGGGAAGACGGCGACGGCGTCGGGAAAGGGGCAGACGGCGCACGAGAAGCATTACGTGAGGAACAGAGCCGCCAAAGAGAGCGATAGACGGAAGTCGTACCTGCCGTACAGGCAGGATTTGGTCGGGCTCGGGTTCTTCACTAACGTTAACGGCATGACCAGAAACGTCCATCCATTctaa